The Halostella litorea region GATAGTCGACGACAGCTAGGGCGGGCCGCTCCGGTGACCCGGCCACCGCCCCCGCCGGGGGAATCCTTATGCCGTGACTAGTTGAAAGTGCAACCAGATCCGGAACGGGTAGCCGGCGGACCGACCCGCGTCCGTTCCGGAACCAACCATGAACATGGACGACCGCACCTGTCTGATCACGGGATCGGGGCGAGGCATCGGCCGCGGCATCGCGGAACACCTGGGCAGCGAAGGTGCGAACGTCGTCGTCAACTACCGCTCGTCGGAGTCGTCGGCGCTGGATGCCGTCGACGCCATCGAGGACGCCGGCGGTGACGCCATCGCCGCGCAGGCCGACGTGACCGACCGCGACGAGGTCGACGCGATGCGGGACCTGGTCCACGACGCCTTCGGCCCCGTCGACGTGCTCGTCAACAACGCCGGGATCACGAAGGACACCCGTTTCACGAAGATGACCCGCGAGGAGTGGGACCAGGTGATGAACGTCAACCTCGGCGGGACGTTCAACTGCACGCAGGCGTTCTACGACGACATCTGGAACGCCGACGAGGGCCGACTGATCAACATCTCCAGCATCGTCGGCAAGCAGGGCAACTTCGGGCAGGCCAACTACGCCACCGCCAAGTCCGGGCTCTTCGGCTTCACCCGCACGATGGCGCTGGAACTCGCCGACGGCGGCTCGACCGCCAACTGCGTCGCGCCGGGCTTTACCCGCACGGACATGCTCGAAACCGTCCCCGACAAGGTGCAAGAGCAGATCCTCGCGGAGATCCCGCTGGGCCGCTTCGCCGAGATCGAGGACATCGCCTGCACGGTGCGTTTCCTCGCCAGCGAACACTCCTCGTACATCACCGGCGAGGTGCTGGACATCAACGGCGGGATGGATCTGTAACGCGAGCTTTTGCGCTGCGTAGCGCG contains the following coding sequences:
- a CDS encoding beta-ketoacyl-ACP reductase, which translates into the protein MNMDDRTCLITGSGRGIGRGIAEHLGSEGANVVVNYRSSESSALDAVDAIEDAGGDAIAAQADVTDRDEVDAMRDLVHDAFGPVDVLVNNAGITKDTRFTKMTREEWDQVMNVNLGGTFNCTQAFYDDIWNADEGRLINISSIVGKQGNFGQANYATAKSGLFGFTRTMALELADGGSTANCVAPGFTRTDMLETVPDKVQEQILAEIPLGRFAEIEDIACTVRFLASEHSSYITGEVLDINGGMDL